One stretch of Cervus canadensis isolate Bull #8, Minnesota chromosome 5, ASM1932006v1, whole genome shotgun sequence DNA includes these proteins:
- the IL1R1 gene encoding interleukin-1 receptor type 1 isoform X2, translating to MKVLLRLLCVITLLIPSLEADKCEEHEEKITLVSSAHEIDVRSCPLITSVRREPITWYKNDSMTPVSTERASRIHQHEDKLWFVPAEVGDSGAYYCSVRNSTYCLKIKIVAEFVQHEPNMCYNERTVFTQRLLTAGDGQLVCPYLDFLKDENNELPQVQWYKDCKPLLLDNVNFAGVTNKLIITSVNTAHSGHYTCRALYTHLGKQYRVTRAIKLITLEKSRNTKPEIVSPANETMEVVLGSWLQLICNVTGRISNYVYWKWNGSMISTHTPVLEEDFIIVENPLNRRRSTVLARLNISKVESKFFLHPFTCLAKNTEGLSTAYIQLIHPVPDFQKPTVGIFVMLTLVITCSLCIYKVFKVDIVLWYRDSFYDFLPKKSFRWKDV from the exons aTAAATGTGAGGAACACGAAGAGAAAATTACATTAGTTTCATCCGCACATGAAATTGATGTTCGTTCGTGTCCTCTTATCACAAGTGTGCGCAGAGAGCCTATAACTTGGTATAAAAATGACAGCATGACACCTGTGTCTACAGAAAGAGCATCTAGGATTCATCAGCACGAAGACAAGCTCTGGTTTGTTCCTGCTGAAGTGGGGGATTCGGGAGCTTACTATTGCTCAGTGAG aaattcaacTTACTGCCTCAAAATTAAAATAGTTGCAGAGTTTGTGCAGCATGAACCTAACATGTGTTACAATGAAAGAACTGTGTTTACCCAGAGACTACTGACTGCGGGAGATGGACAACTTGTATGTCCTTACTTggactttttaaaagatgaaaacaatgaGTTACCCCAAGTACAGTGGTATAAG GATTGCAAACCTCTACTTCTTGACAACGTAAACTTTGCTGGAGTAACGAATAAACTGATCATCACAAGTGTGAACACAGCACACAGTGGGCACTACACGTGTCGTGCATTGTACACACACTTGGGAAAGCAGTATCGTGTCACCCGGGCAATAAAGCTGATTACTCTGG agaaaTCCAGGAACACAAAACCTGAGATTGTGAGTCCAGCTAATGAGACGATGGAAGTGGTTTTGG GATCCTGGCTTCAACTGATCTGCAATGTTACTGGCCGGATAAGTAACTACGTCTACTGGAAGTGGAACGGGTCAATGATTAGTACACATACTCCTGTGCTAGAGGAAGACTTTATAAT AGTGGAGAATCCTTTAAACAGAAGAAGGAGTACAGTCCTCGCACGGCTTAATATTTCGAAAGTGGAAAGCAAATTCTTCCTGCATCCATTTACCTGTTTAGCCAAGAATACAGaaggactaagcacagcatatataCAATTAATACATCCAG TCCCTGATTTCCAGAAGCCCACAGTTGGTATATTCGTCATGTTAACATTGGTAATTACATGCTCTCTCTGCATCTACAAAGTCTTCAAGGTTGACATCGTGCTTTGGTACAGAGATTCCTTCTATGATTTCCTCCCCAAAAAA